CGCGGGCGGCTATCATCAAGACCTACTTCTGCCCCTCCCGCCGGGCACCCACTGCTTGGACCCAAGCTACCTCTTGGTATGAACCTACCACGGGCTATCCATTCTGCGGAACACATGGCCAAACAGATTACGCTGGATGCATCGGTCCGAATAATGCGGATTGGGGCGCTATCGTTCGGACATTCAACCACAGCACAAACAACATTCCCGGCACCCGGCGCCGGCAACCGATCCGCTTGCAGGACCTGGTCGATGGCCTCTCGCAAACTTTGGTGGCGGGCGATAAGAAAGCAATCCGCGGCATCAGCGGCTTTCGGGGTGATGACAATGAGGGTTACTCTTCCGGCTGGGATCATGACGTTCTCCGCCGGACAGACCTAGCCCCCATGCCGGACGATGGTACCGACGGCGGTGGCCGATTCGGCGGCTTGCATCCCGGCGGCTTCAATGCCCTGCTCGGCGATGGCTCCGTCCGCTTCATCAATTTCAACGTGAGTTGCTGCGGCGTGGGAACGACATTTTACGGTTTGGGACACCGCGCTGATGGTGGTGTGCTCGGCAACGATTGGTAACGCAACCTCGTAATGCTGTCTCCCCGTAATGCCGTTTCATCGTAGCCATCCCTGAGGCGGCTCGTTACTGACTCGTAGCGAGCCGCTTTTTGTACCGTGGAGGAACCCCTATCCGTAGGAAACGATGGGATCGGGTGATCCTTCCTTATGGATATTCGAGTCCTATCCCCTGAGATGCAAAGGAGACGAGCCGATCATGGTTAGTGGAATCCCGTCCAAGCCGTGCCGCCTCGCTAGCGTGCTTCTTCTGGGTCTACTCCTTGTGGCAGGATGTTCCCGAGACAGCGGTGTTGCGGAGGGGCGCACCAAACCCCGGGGCCGCATCTTGGAAAACGGCCTACCAATAAAAATCGACACCACCAATTTGCCTCCTGGTGATCCGGGACTGCAAGTCACTTTCATCAAGATCGGCGGTGTCGATGCGGGCACAGAATACGAAGCCAGAATCACCGATGCTGCTACTGGGTCTTTTGATCTGATCGGGGCCGATGGCAAAGGCATTCCGCCGGGGAAATACCGCGTGGCGGTGACCGTGGCTCCCTTCGGCAGCGA
This portion of the Thermogemmata fonticola genome encodes:
- a CDS encoding DUF1559 family PulG-like putative transporter, with protein sequence LAIHNHNDSTGFLPSGGQHWSMAPTYGIPVVGVAPNLSAPAAPPAGVTEQRAGWLFQLLPFVEQQNIYNGGGQPTIGGQMSQARAAIIKTYFCPSRRAPTAWTQATSWYEPTTGYPFCGTHGQTDYAGCIGPNNADWGAIVRTFNHSTNNIPGTRRRQPIRLQDLVDGLSQTLVAGDKKAIRGISGFRGDDNEGYSSGWDHDVLRRTDLAPMPDDGTDGGGRFGGLHPGGFNALLGDGSVRFINFNVSCCGVGTTFYGLGHRADGGVLGNDW